In Colletotrichum higginsianum IMI 349063 chromosome 3, whole genome shotgun sequence, a genomic segment contains:
- a CDS encoding Integral membrane protein, which translates to MNLYTEPPELRRFSQDKPSLLVCWWITSFCTVIILLRVAGRFIRTERLFQEDKVAALALIPLWLRMACVHFVLLYGTNNAQFDGITLSEEVETRKRIASGLVLASRIFYAATLWILKNTILEFFKRLTGVTWARSYEQTLVFIRCTLVATFIAIVISDLAECRPVHHYWQVTPDPGGQCRQGFAHLITMATCNILTDLLLVFFPIPIILRSQMNVKRKVQLTLLFSLSLSVIGVTIYRVPHVIRDHGKQQLRSVLASVELLFATTAANALVLGSFVRDRGIKKRKFKYGSVAADSMDRGSDSRRPTLHQHWGSDEDLVRDVGLGVDPDLRGRAGSQDELDTEQLRYTPAPVARPFGEELRQWQFPQRKGSNAERSDASLLPHDLSSSRSNSTTTPRRVSFFDVGGLLSEDQVGAGPTFRRDSIVSSVDPMSVVSGHGAPSPALPASSTGLRRGSTALLQDLGGFLGPLNTKHSRQTSRTGTELQPIPQSQHDDHPSYNPRPGEPTLSDPGGLLK; encoded by the exons ATGAATCTCTACACTGAGCCGCCCGAGTTGCGCAGGTTCTCGCAAGACAAGCCCTCGCTGCTTGTTTGCTGGTGGATAACGTCATTTTGCACCGTCATCATCCTGCTGCGAGTCGCCGGCCGCTTCATTCGAACCGAGAGGCTGTTCCAAGAGGACAAagtcgccgccctcgccctgaTCCCTCTTTGGCTTCGGATGGCTTGTGTGCATTTTGTTCTGCTCTACGGGACCAACAATGCGCAGTTCGACGGGATCACTTTGTCCGAAGAAGtcgagacgaggaagagaattGCAAGTGGTCTCGTGCTTGCGAGCCGCATCTTCTACGCAGCGAC ATTGTGGATTCTCAAGAACACCATTTTAGAGTTCTTCAAGCGTCTGACCGGCGTGACTTGGGCACGTTCCTACGAACAGACGCTCGTTTTCATCAGATGTACCTTGGTTGCAACGTTTATTGCCATCGTCATCAGCGATCTGGCTGAATGTCGACCCGTTCATCATTATTGGCAGGTTACTCCTGACCCAGGAGGGCAATGCCGCCAAGGCTTCGCCCACCTCATTACCATGGCGACGTGCAACATCCTCACCGATTTGCTCCTTGTCTTCTTCCCGATTCCAATCATCTTGCGCAGCCAGATGAACGTCAAGAGGAAAGTCCAGCTCACACTGCTCTTCTCTCTCAGCCTAtccgtcatcggcgtcacGATCTACCGCGTTCCCCACGTCATCAGGGACCACGGCAAGCAACAGCTGCGATCGGTGTTGGCATCAGTCGAGCTTCTATTTGCGACCACGGCAGCCAACGCGCTGGTTCTTGGCTCGTTTGTGCGGGATCGAGGTATCAAGAAACGAAAGTTCAAATACGGCTCCGTGGCCGCAGACTCGATGGACCGAGGCTCCGACTCGCGACGGCCGACCCTACACCAACACTGGGGCAGTGACGAAGATCTTGTGcgcgacgtcggcctcggggtcgaTCCCGACTTACGAGGACGAGCCGGATCGCAAGATGAGTTGGATACCGAGCAGCTTCGCTACACTCCTGCCCCAGTTGCCAGACCATTTGGCGAGGAGCTGAGGCAGTGGCAATTCCCTCAGCGAAAAGGAAGCAATGCCGAGCGTAGCGACGCGTCGCTTCTACCCCACGAcctctcttcttcgaggAGCAACTCGACCACGACGCCCCGGAGAGTTTCTTTCTTCGACGTGGGAGGCTTGCTATCGGAAGACCAGGTCGGGGCGGGACCGACATTCCGTAGAGACAGCATCGTCTCGAGCGTGGACCCGATGTCGGTTGTTAGCGGTCACGGCGCACCCTCGCCAGCCTTGCCCGCTTCATCGACTGGGTTACGACGTGGATCTACAGCGCTGCTGCAAGACCTGGGCGGTTTCTTGGGCCCTCTCAACACGAAACATTCACGCCAAACATCTAGGACTGGTACGGAGCTACAACCCATCCCGCAATCGCAACACGATGACCACCCATCGTATAACCCTCGGCCTGGCGAGCCCACACTCAGTGACCCTGGCGGCCTTTTGAAGTAG